The Ooceraea biroi isolate clonal line C1 chromosome 1, Obir_v5.4, whole genome shotgun sequence genome has a window encoding:
- the LOC105274917 gene encoding NADH dehydrogenase [ubiquinone] 1 alpha subcomplex assembly factor 2, with protein sequence MPKERRLFVMIWNNFIASLKPRAIQRKLIGEDYYGTKYYEEPPRPAHPNRPPRSFVPVNKEDFEQELPAEWEAWLRHRRKNPPTREEIEANYQLAMTKKQNAAKLADTYSNVATETLPTQSTSSQPTNPGNYPTYQEYKDYGKDYKPKDPYKE encoded by the coding sequence ATGCCAAAGGAACGCAGACTCTTCGTGATGATATGGAACAACTTCATAGCTTCACTCAAACCTCGAGCTATTCAACGTAAACTGATAGGCGAGGATTATTATGGCACAAAATATTACGAAGAACCACCTCGTCCTGCTCATCCCAATAGGCCTCCTCGATCCTTTGTGCCAGTGAACAAAGAGGATTTTGAACAGGAATTGCCTGCCGAATGGGAGGCTTGGTTGAGACACCGCAGGAAAAATCCGCCAACGCGAGAGGAAATTGAAGCTAACTATCAATTAGCGATGACTAAAAAACAGAATGCTGCGAAGCTTGCAGACACATATTCCAACGTAGCTACTGAAACTCTCCCTACTCAGTCCACCTCTTCTCAACCCACCAATCCAGGAAATTATCCGACTTACCAAGAGTACAAGGATTACGGTAAAGATTACAAGCCGAAGGATCCGTACAAAGAGTGA
- the LOC105274922 gene encoding poly(U)-binding-splicing factor half pint isoform X1, with protein sequence MNGTMAMAPTPQNSIEPSAKKMKVEGNASEFLPGPIYDLNQIGQVVAGPGAKYLTLPGILGAGLPKITSEQQDTVNRAKKYAMEQSIKMVLMKQTLAHQQQQMASQRNQVQRQQALALMCRVYVGSISFELKEDTIRQAFLPFGPIKSINMSWDPVTQKHKGFAFVEYEIPEAAQLALEQMNGVMIGGRNIKVVGRPSNMPQAQSVIDEITEESKHYNRIYIASIHQDLTEDDIKSVFEAFGPITYCKLAQGSSPHRHKGYGFIEYETMQAALEAIASMNLFDLGGQYLRVGRAITPPNALMGPPSGTSMMPTAAAVAAAAATAKIQAMDAVASNAVALGLTKLGAAAPPILNQALPGVVRPTIAPATIMTPPTVATVAPVIPPPGIAIPQTLTRPPAIIQPIPGQQVVIPPPAVVAPTIVGTPVAIPVTTTASSDIMRRAQEQAAHQKQQEELQKKLLEETEPQTLQQQENMSIKGQSARHLVMQKLMRKVESRVVILRNMVAPEDVDETLQEEIQDECSKFGVVERVIIYKERQSEDDENAEVIVKIFVEFSQMSEAERARDSLNGRYFGGRLVKGELYDQALFDNSDFSG encoded by the exons ATGAACGGAACGATGGCGATG GCACCAACGCCACAAAACAGTATCGAGCCGTCGGCGAAGAAGATGAAAGTGGAAG GAAATGCATCCGAGTTCTTACCAGGCCCTATATATGATCTCAATCAGATAGGTCAGGTCGTCGCTG GACCTGGCGCCAAGTATCTGACGCTGCCGGGCATACTAGGAGCTGGCTTACCGAAAATCACATCCGAGCAGCAGGACACAGTAAACCGAGCCAAGAAGTATGCGATGGAACAGAGCATCAAGATGGTCCTGATGAAGCAGACTCTGGCCCATCAGCAGCAG CAAATGGCAAGTCAGCGGAATCAGGTGCAGAGACAGCAGGCTCTCGCCCTCATGTGCAG GGTTTACGTGGGCAGCATCAGTTTCGAATTGAAAGAAGACACGATCAGGCAAGCTTTCTTGCCGTTCGGACCAATCAAGTCTATCAATATGTCTTGGGATCCCGTTACACAGAAGCACAAGGGCTTCGCCTTTGTGGAATACGAGATACCTGAGGCGGCCCAACTTGCTTTGGAGCAAATGAACGGTGTCATGATCGGTGGCCGTAACATCAAG GTCGTTGGACGTCCGTCCAATATGCCTCAAGCGCAATCGGTGATTGACGAGATCACCGAGGAGAGCAAGCATTACAATCGCATATATATCGCGTCGATACACCAGGACTTGACGGAGGACGACATCAAATCGGTCTTCGAGGCTTTTGGCCCAATCACTTACTGCAAGCTTGCACAGGGCAGTTCGCCACATCGCCACAAGGGTTACGGCTTCATCGAGTACGAGACGATGCAGGCCGCGCTGGAAGCGATAGCCTCGATGAATCTGTTTGATCTAGGCGGTCAATACTTGCGAGTCGGTCGTGCTATCACGCCGCCGAATGCGCTGATGGGACCACCCAGTGGCACGAGCATGATGCCAACTGCAGCTGCAGTAGCTGCGGCAGCGGCTACGGCGAAGATCCAGGCGATGGATGCAGTAGCGAGCAATGCAGTTGCATTAGGTCTCACGAAATTGGGAGCAGCGGCACCACCGATTCTGAATCAAG CACTTCCAGGCGTGGTACGGCCCACTATTGCTCCCGCGACAATAATGACACCACCGACGGTGGCTACAGTAGCACCCGTGATACCTCCGCCTGGTATAGCCATACCTCAGACATTAACGCGACCACCTGCCATCATACAACCGATCCCCGGCCAGCAGGTCGTGATACCACCACCCGCCGTTGTCGCCCCTACTATCGTCGGCACGCCAGTCGCC ATACCGGTCACGACGACGGCGAGTTCCGACATTATGAGGCGAGCACAGGAGCAAGCCGCTCATCAGAAACAGCAGGAGGAGTTGCAGAAAAAGTTGCTCGAAGAGACGGAGCCGCAGACGTTGCAGCAGCAGGAGAACATGTCGATCAAGGGTCAGAGCGCGCGTCACCTTGTGATGCAGAAGCTCATGCGCAAGGTCGAGTCCCGAGTGGTTATTCTGAGAAACATGGTGGCGCCGGAAGACGTGGACGAGACCTTGCAGGAGGAGATTCAGGACGAGTGCTCCAAGTTCGGCGTGGTCGAGCGAGTGATCATCTACAAGGAGAGGCAGTCCGAGGACGACGAGAACGCGGAAGTTATTGTGAAAATATTCGTCGAGTTCTCCCAAATGAGCG AAGCGGAACGCGCGAGAGACTCGTTGAACGGCCGTTACTTCGGCGGACGGCTGGTGAAAGGGGAGTTGTACGATCAAGCTCTGTTCGACAATAGCGACTTCTCCGGTTGA
- the LOC105274922 gene encoding poly(U)-binding-splicing factor half pint isoform X2, translating into MASQRNQVQRQQALALMCRVYVGSISFELKEDTIRQAFLPFGPIKSINMSWDPVTQKHKGFAFVEYEIPEAAQLALEQMNGVMIGGRNIKVVGRPSNMPQAQSVIDEITEESKHYNRIYIASIHQDLTEDDIKSVFEAFGPITYCKLAQGSSPHRHKGYGFIEYETMQAALEAIASMNLFDLGGQYLRVGRAITPPNALMGPPSGTSMMPTAAAVAAAAATAKIQAMDAVASNAVALGLTKLGAAAPPILNQALPGVVRPTIAPATIMTPPTVATVAPVIPPPGIAIPQTLTRPPAIIQPIPGQQVVIPPPAVVAPTIVGTPVAIPVTTTASSDIMRRAQEQAAHQKQQEELQKKLLEETEPQTLQQQENMSIKGQSARHLVMQKLMRKVESRVVILRNMVAPEDVDETLQEEIQDECSKFGVVERVIIYKERQSEDDENAEVIVKIFVEFSQMSEAERARDSLNGRYFGGRLVKGELYDQALFDNSDFSG; encoded by the exons ATGGCAAGTCAGCGGAATCAGGTGCAGAGACAGCAGGCTCTCGCCCTCATGTGCAG GGTTTACGTGGGCAGCATCAGTTTCGAATTGAAAGAAGACACGATCAGGCAAGCTTTCTTGCCGTTCGGACCAATCAAGTCTATCAATATGTCTTGGGATCCCGTTACACAGAAGCACAAGGGCTTCGCCTTTGTGGAATACGAGATACCTGAGGCGGCCCAACTTGCTTTGGAGCAAATGAACGGTGTCATGATCGGTGGCCGTAACATCAAG GTCGTTGGACGTCCGTCCAATATGCCTCAAGCGCAATCGGTGATTGACGAGATCACCGAGGAGAGCAAGCATTACAATCGCATATATATCGCGTCGATACACCAGGACTTGACGGAGGACGACATCAAATCGGTCTTCGAGGCTTTTGGCCCAATCACTTACTGCAAGCTTGCACAGGGCAGTTCGCCACATCGCCACAAGGGTTACGGCTTCATCGAGTACGAGACGATGCAGGCCGCGCTGGAAGCGATAGCCTCGATGAATCTGTTTGATCTAGGCGGTCAATACTTGCGAGTCGGTCGTGCTATCACGCCGCCGAATGCGCTGATGGGACCACCCAGTGGCACGAGCATGATGCCAACTGCAGCTGCAGTAGCTGCGGCAGCGGCTACGGCGAAGATCCAGGCGATGGATGCAGTAGCGAGCAATGCAGTTGCATTAGGTCTCACGAAATTGGGAGCAGCGGCACCACCGATTCTGAATCAAG CACTTCCAGGCGTGGTACGGCCCACTATTGCTCCCGCGACAATAATGACACCACCGACGGTGGCTACAGTAGCACCCGTGATACCTCCGCCTGGTATAGCCATACCTCAGACATTAACGCGACCACCTGCCATCATACAACCGATCCCCGGCCAGCAGGTCGTGATACCACCACCCGCCGTTGTCGCCCCTACTATCGTCGGCACGCCAGTCGCC ATACCGGTCACGACGACGGCGAGTTCCGACATTATGAGGCGAGCACAGGAGCAAGCCGCTCATCAGAAACAGCAGGAGGAGTTGCAGAAAAAGTTGCTCGAAGAGACGGAGCCGCAGACGTTGCAGCAGCAGGAGAACATGTCGATCAAGGGTCAGAGCGCGCGTCACCTTGTGATGCAGAAGCTCATGCGCAAGGTCGAGTCCCGAGTGGTTATTCTGAGAAACATGGTGGCGCCGGAAGACGTGGACGAGACCTTGCAGGAGGAGATTCAGGACGAGTGCTCCAAGTTCGGCGTGGTCGAGCGAGTGATCATCTACAAGGAGAGGCAGTCCGAGGACGACGAGAACGCGGAAGTTATTGTGAAAATATTCGTCGAGTTCTCCCAAATGAGCG AAGCGGAACGCGCGAGAGACTCGTTGAACGGCCGTTACTTCGGCGGACGGCTGGTGAAAGGGGAGTTGTACGATCAAGCTCTGTTCGACAATAGCGACTTCTCCGGTTGA